The Mauremys mutica isolate MM-2020 ecotype Southern chromosome 1, ASM2049712v1, whole genome shotgun sequence genome has a segment encoding these proteins:
- the LOC123362176 gene encoding olfactory receptor 51G2-like, with amino-acid sequence MSAVNDTNFNSAVFLLTGIPGKEDIYLWISILFCLIYFISIVGNSVILFIIKTDPSLHEPMYIFLSMLAITDLALSISTMPTILGIYLFNSGEISLNACFAQLFFIHFVVKTESSVLVLMAFDRFVAICNPLRYASILTMPRIAKVGLVFVLRGVAIELPFPILLKRFRYCQANVLSHSYCLHQDVMKLACSDITVNTIYGLSMAVFTVGLDSMLIFLSYVMILKTVLNIASHAECLRALNTCVAHLCAVLLFYIPDIGLAVIHRFSNGTSHLLKIPLGYVHLLVPPLMNPIVYSVKSKHLRARIIRAFVK; translated from the coding sequence atgtcagctgtcaatgacaccaaCTTCAACTCGGCAGTGTTCCTTCTCACTGGGATACCGGGGAAGGAAGACATCTACCTCTGGATCTCTATCCTCTTCtgcttaatatattttatttcgattgtaggaaattcagtcattctgttcattataaaaacagatccaagccttcatgagcccatgtacattttcctttccatgttagCCATCACAGACCTTGCCTTATCAATATCCACCATGCCGACAATCTTGGGCATATACTTGTTTAACTCTGGGGAGATCAGCCTTAATGCCTGTTttgcccagctgttcttcatccacttTGTTGTAAAAACTGAATCCTCTGTGCTCGTTttgatggcctttgaccgctttgttgcaatctgtaacccactgagaTATGCTTCCATCTTAACCATGCCGAGAATAGCTAAGGTGGGGTTGGTGTTTGTGCTAAGAGGGGTGGCCATAGAATTACCATTCCCCATTCTCCTGAAACGGTTCCGATACTGTCAagccaatgtcctctcccattcctactgcctgcaTCAGGATGTCATGAAGTTGGCTTGTTCGGACATCACAGTCAACACCATCTATGGCTTGTCTATGGCAGTCTTTACAGTGGGTTTGGACTCGATGCTCATCTTCctctcttatgtgatgatccTCAAAACAGTGCTGAACATCGCATCCCATGCAGAGTGCCTCAGGGCCCTGAATACCTGTGTCGCTCACCTCTGCGCCGTCCTGCTCTTCTACATACCAGACATTGGCCTGGCTGTGATACACAGATTCAGTAATGGCACTTCTCACTTACTTAAGATTCCCCTGGGATACGTCCACCTGCTGGTTCCCCCCCTGATGAATCCAATTGTGTACAGTGTGAAAAGCAAACATCTTCGTGCGAGGATAATCAGGGCATTCGTCAAGTGA
- the LOC123348822 gene encoding olfactory receptor 51G2-like, translating into MSAINDTNFNSVVFLLTGIPGKEDIYLWISVPFCLMYIISIVGNSVILFIIKTDPSLHEPMYIFLSMLAITDLGLSIVTIPTILGIYLFNSREISLNACFAQLFFIHFLAKIESSVLLLMAFDRFIAICNPLRYASILTLPRIAKMGLVFVLRGVAVALPFPFLLKRFRYCRDNVLSHSYCLHQDVMKLACSDITVNTIYGMLTTVFTLGLDSVLIFLSYVMILKTVLSIASHAECLRALNTCVSHLCAVLLFYIPDIGLAVIHRFGNNSSHLFKILLGYVYLLVPPLINPIVYSVKSKHLRARIIRAFVK; encoded by the coding sequence ATGTCAGCAATCAATGACACCAACTTCAACTCTGTAGTGTTCCTTCTCACTGGGATACCGGGAAAGGAAGACATCTATCTCTGGATCTCTGTCCCCTTCTGCTTAATGTATATTATTTCaatagtaggaaattcagtcattctgttcattataaaaacagatccaagccttcatgagcccatgtacattttcctttccatgttggccatTACAGACCTTGGCTTATCAATAGTCACCATACCAACAATCCTGGGCATATACTTGTTTAACTCTAGAGAGATCAGCCTTAATGCCTGTTTTGCTCAGCTCTTCTTCATCCACTTTCTTGCAAAAATTGAATCCTCCGTGCTCttgttgatggcctttgaccgcttTATTGCGATCTGTAACCCACTGAGATATGCTTCCATCTTAACCCTGCCGAGAATAGCCAAGATGGGGTTGGTGTTTGTGCTAAGAGGGGTGGCTGTAGCATTACCATTCCCCTTTCTCCTGAAACGGTTCCGATACTGTCGAGacaatgtcctctcccattcctactgcctgcaccaggaCGTCATGAAGTTGGCTTGTTCGGATATCACAGTCAACACCATATATGGCATGCTTACTACAGTCTTCACGTTGGGGTTGGACTCGGTGCTCATCTTCctctcttatgtgatgatcctcaaaacagtgctgagcatcgCGTCCCATGCAGAGTGCCTCAGGGCTCTGAACACCTGCGTCTCTCACCTATGTGCTGTCCTGCTCTTCTACATACCAGACATTGGCCTGGCTGTGATACATAGATTTGGGAATAACTCTTCTCACTTATTTAAGATTCTCCTGGGATACGTCTACCTACTGGTTCCCCCTTTGATAAATCCAATCGTGTACAGCGTGAAAAGCAAACATCTTCGTGCGAGGATAATCAGGGCCTTCGTCAAGTGA
- the LOC123348892 gene encoding olfactory receptor 51G2-like: protein MSAVNDTKLNSAVFLVTGIPGKEDIYLWISIPFSLMYIISIVGNSVILFIIKTDPSLHEPMYIFLSMLAVTDLGVSISTMPTILGVYLFNSREISLNACFAQLFFIHLLQYIESSVLLLMAFDRFIAICNPLRYTSILTLPRIAKMGLVFVLRGLAVALPFPFLLKRFRYCRDNVLSHSYCLHQDVMKLACSDITVNNIYGLFTAVSTLGLDSLLIVLSYVMILKTVLSIASHAECLRALNTCVSHLCAVLLFYIPDIGLVVIHRFGNSSSHLFKILLGYVYLLVLPLINPIVYSVKSKHLRARIIRAFVK from the coding sequence atgtcagctgtcaatgacaccaaattGAACTCTGCAGTGTTCCTTGTTACTGGGATACCGGGGAAGGAAGACATATATCTCTGGATTTCTATCCCCTTCAGCTTAATGTACATTATTTCgatagtaggaaattcagtcattctgttcattataaaaacagatccaagccttcatgagcccatgtacattttcctgtcCATGTTGGCAGTCACAGACCTTGGCGTATCGATATCCACCATGCCGACGATACTGGGCGTATACTTGTTTAACTCTAGGGAGATCAGCCTTAATGCTTGTTttgcccagctgttcttcatccacttGCTTCAATACATTGAATCCTCTGTGCTCttgttgatggcctttgaccgcttTATTGCGATCTGTAACCCACTGAGATATACTTCCATCTTAACCCTGCCGAGAATAGCCAAGATGGGATTGGTGTTTGTGCTAAGAGGGTTGGCTGTAGCATTACCATTCCCCTTTCTCCTGAAACGGTTCCGTTACTGTCGAGacaatgtcctctcccattcctactgcctaCACCAGGACGTCATGAAGTTGGCTTGTTCGGATATCACAGTCAACAACATCTATGGCTTGTTTACTGCAGTCTCCACGTTGGGGTTGGACTCGCTGCTCATCGTCctctcttatgtgatgatccttaaaacagtgctgagcatcgCATCCCATGCAGAGTGCCTCagggccctgaacacctgcgTCTCTCACCTCTGCGCCGTCCTGCTCTTCTACATACCAGACATTGGCCTGGTTGTGATACATAGATTTGGGAACAGCTCTTCTCACTTATTTAAGATTCTCCTGGGATATGTCTACCTGCTCGTTCTACCCCTGATAAATCCAATTGTGTACAGTGTGAAAAGCAAACATCTTCGTGCGAGGATAATCAGGGCCTTCGTCAAGTGA